A genomic window from Pecten maximus chromosome 2, xPecMax1.1, whole genome shotgun sequence includes:
- the LOC117322050 gene encoding uncharacterized protein LOC117322050 — protein sequence MAMSPLLLLALCFPSVLCANTHNHGHHHEQTAAAYTHYVDELWTNVNYDYDTTHFSRVELHDFFVFADTNKDGTITRHEYVTAATKNAPDLTEFTHGLFDTFDANGDHHLTLYDTEALYNRMDADGDAFITKAEFYTFWTNVLNSLAHTHGNGHLLG from the exons ATGGCCATGTCACCACTTCTCCTTCTGGCACTGTGTTTTCCTTCAGTTCTGTG CGCCAACACCCACAATCACGGTCACCACCATGAACAGACAGCAGCAGCCTACACTCACTACGTAGACGAGCTGTGGACAAATGTCAACTATGATTACGACACAACTCATTTCAGCAGAGTAGAGCTCCACGACTTCTTCGTGTTCGCCGACACCAACA AAGATGGCACCATTACTCGCCATGAGTACGTAACAGCCGCCACCAAGAACGCCCCTGACCTTACGGAGTTCACTCACGGGCTCTTTGACACGTTTGACGCCAATGGAGACCATCACCTAACACTGTACGATACTGAAGCCCTCTACAACCGCATGGACGCCGACG GCGACGCATTCATAACGAAAGCGGAATTTTACACCTTTTGGACCAAC GTACTGAACTCACTTGCCCATACCCATGGCAACGGACATTTGCTGGGATAA
- the LOC117322051 gene encoding dopamine D2-like receptor, which yields MAEYTPALEFFDRQHDQQNLLLVSVVTLICIFGLIGNFHVVLVYTCRLKTKTTFKGCIVWLAVLDLLNCITVMPMDVTYFMHPYSVYNSTGCKMKHYLGQLVTFSAVAVTLVIAIDRYRKVCKPTYRQIRYREGRLLCGILVLVLALALTPVPVMMGMEDVEIVSFNVTLHKCGIDQSYKDSVVPKIVIYFFVCVLYVASTAVIGIYFQLGKYLRQRNSKLFIPAAIRRRISRKETFSKADLLKMKADPSFHPSPSPTSTSSDESNFVSENQPRSVFHTRNSDHLEYQFDVSDRKYSVSDIDSGMATCSQTSRDRREIANARKRKDAVTSIASMPDDVYPDNYETGEFVISKINDENKDEENHYMTSDEFHRSGEDISGLHLGVHSDTSQSYHATEKYSEEITTLTRNQITRKPQVDLTGSCKSSKRLLGTLDSNFDASNYQTTSTEQSEHRSENKRVCNSVFYNRISSNVNHDVFLSEKRERRQQRNNTVVKMCYIIAIVCLLCLLPATITFLLTFANIDKSKFGYVFVRLGHRSPYLRSCLNPFIYGFLDTKFRRACVDLYAIFAQKVCGRSIRPNRHLSHRSTYRTHYTLNNMVHVVN from the coding sequence ATGGCGGAGTATACGCCCGCGTTGGAGTTTTTTGACCGTCAACACGACCAACAGAACTTGCTTTTAGTATCTGTGGTAACGCTTATATGTATCTTTGGTTTAATTGGAAACTTTCACGTAGTCTTAGTCTACACCTGTCGTTTGAAGACCAAGACGACCTTCAAAGGCTGTATCGTGTGGCTGGCAGTCCTTGACCTTTTGAACTGCATCACTGTCATGCCAATGGATGTCACCTATTTCATGCATCCATACTCCGTCTACAATTCCACTGGATGTAAAATGAAGCATTATTTGGGACAACTTGTGACCTTTTCCGCTGTGGCCGTGACATTGGTCATAGCTATCGATCGATATAGAAAGGTGTGTAAACCAACTTACCGCCAAATTCGGTACCGCGAAGGGAGATTACTCTGTGGAATTCTGGTCTTGGTACTGGCCTTGGCTCTCACACCTGTTCCCGTCATGATGGGCATGGAGGATGTGGAAATTGTGTCATTCAACGTCACTCTTCATAAGTGTGGCATTGATCAATCTTACAAAGACTCTGTCGTTCCAAAGATTGTCATATACTTCTTTGTGTGTGTGCTTTACGTGGCATCCACGGCCGTTATTGGTATTTATTTTCAACTTGGAAAGTATCTTCGTCAACGTAACAGTAAACTATTCATCCCTGCTGCCATACGGCGACGGATTTCTCGTAAGGAGACATTTTCCAAAGCTGATTTACTAAAAATGAAAGCTGACCCTTCATTCCACCCATCTCCGTCGCCAACGTCCACTTCCTCGGATGAGAGCAACTTCGTGTCTGAAAACCAGCCACGTAGTGTGTTTCACACTAGAAATTCTGATCATTTGGAATACCAGTTTGATGTCAGCGACAGAAAATACAGTGTTTCCGATATCGACAGTGGCATGGCAACTTGTAGTCAAACAAGCAGAGATCGACGAGAAATTGCAAATGCTAGAAAAAGAAAAGATGCTGTGACTTCCATCGCTTCAATGCCGGACGATGTTTACCCTGACAATTAtgaaactggtgagtttgtgATTTCAAAAATCAACGATGAAAATAAAGACGAAGAAAATCATTATATGACCAGTGATGAATTTCATCGTTCAGGCGAGGATATATCTGGTTTACACCTGGGAGTTCATAGTGACACTTCTCAAAGTTACCATGCCACCGAAAAATATTCTGAAGAGATAACAACCTTGACTCGAAATCAGATTACCAGGAAACCACAGGTCGACCTTACTGGTAGTTGTAAATCGTCAAAGAGACTTCTTGGAACATTAGATTCAAATTTTGACGCATCGAATTATCAGACGACCTCAACTGAACAAAGTGAACATCGTTCCGAGAACAAACGAGTTTGTAATTCTGTTTTCTACAACAGAATTTCTTCAAATGTCAACCATGATGTGTTTTTGTCAGAAAAACGGGAACGGCGACAACAACGAAATAACACTGTGGTCaagatgtgttatataatagcGATAGTGTGTCTGCTATGTTTACTTCCGGCCACCATAACATTCCTTCTGACATTCGCTAATATAGATAAAAGCAAGTTTGGATATGTGTTTGTAAGACTAGGCCACAGATCCCCGTATCTCCGAAGTTGTCTAAACCCATTTATATACGGATTTCTTGATACGAAATTCAGACGCGCATGCGTGGACCTTTATGCCATTTTTGCACAGAAAGTATGTGGACGTTCAATTAGACCAAATCGGCATCTCAGCCACAGGTCTACATACCGAACGCATTATACTCTCAATAACATGGTACATGTAGTGAACTAA